A region from the Arachis ipaensis cultivar K30076 chromosome B01, Araip1.1, whole genome shotgun sequence genome encodes:
- the LOC107642773 gene encoding pathogenesis-related homeodomain protein-like isoform X2, which translates to MRDGKKSNNRGLQKSIHPKAKTESKLNSSLRVKSKSTKCQGKKHKLKPKSHMQRNASNMSRKRATDPSIKGPNKEPSKKKLIIRFSLHETDDKSSKKLSSKLKGEKVSFRSKEEGKDVDGKVKLQNRKRKRKKKRQRNNADIDDASRLKRRTRYLLIKMKLEQNLIDAYSGEGWKGQSREKIRPEKELQRARKQILKCKLSIRDAIHQLDSLSSLNNSEDSVIVPDGSNCHEHKYCQKCNLREALRDKDIIRCDGTCNRTFHKKCLDPALDTENIPPGEHGWLCKFCGCKMEILGAMNAHLGTHFSLHSTWQDVFKEEAAKPDGDTALLNPEEEWPSDDSEDDDYDPERREDCHNINTEGSNDDASNNLSSSTSLCSSDGECSLVDEGFNHEYSSLDGCIDSNESEDNVCGPRQRKTVDYKQLYDEMFGKDAAACEQVSEDEDWGPTKRKRRDKESDAVDTLMTLHECQNRIHNSENINMEREGSPSKQIKRSCFRIPREAVEKLRQVFAENELPPRSTKLALSKELGLDIEKVNKWFKNARYSALKSRKQHTEGADPPQTSGSKDNRLQDPERAEVSKPKASKNIINHSLKNGKAVNGRKKRRSEVSPTQREKGDKELEELSDDVCLMKLLKNKKKRLNSAFEGHSHTAELEFEKLSKVKAKLDNLRQKLTAILNYRANASNASHSNEPSIMYVPTAVLREKVA; encoded by the exons ATGAGGGATGGCAAGAAGTCAAATAATAGAGGGTTGCAAAAGTCCATTCATCCAAAGGCAAAAACTGAGTCAAAGCTAAATTCATCCTTGAGAGTCAAATCAAAAAGCACAAAGTGCCAAGGGAAGAAGCATAAGCTGAAACCAAAATCTCACATGCAAAGAAATGCATCTAACATGTCAAGGAAGAGAGCTACTGACCCTTCCATCAAAGGGCCTAACAAGGAGCCTTCAAAAAAGAAATTGATTATTAGGTTTAGTTTGCATGAAACTGATGATAAATCTTCAAAGAAGTTGTCCTCAAAGCTAAAGGGTGAAAAGGTTTCTTTTAGGTCTAAAGAAGAGGGTAAAGATGTTGATGGCAAGGTAAAGCTTCAaaacagaaagagaaagagaaaaaagaaaaggcaGAGGAATAATGCAGATATCGATGATGCTTCTCGCCTCAAGAGGAGAACGAGATATCTATTAATCAAAATGAAGCTAGAGCAGAACCTTATTGATGCTTACTCTGGAGAAGGTTGGAAAGGCCAGAG TCGAGAAAAGATTAGGCCAGAAAAGGAGCTACAAAGAGCGCGAAAGCAGATTTTAAAATGTAAACTTAGTATTCGTGATGCTATTCACCAGTTGGATTCTCTTAGTTCGTTGAATAACAGCGAAGATTCTGTCATTGTTCCAGATGGATCTAACTGCCATGAACAT AAATACTGTCAGAAGTGCAACTTGCGAGAAGCTCTTCGAGATAAGGATATTATACGATGTGATGGTACATGCAATCGCACTTTTCACAAAAAATGTCTTGATCCTGCCTTAGACACTGAAAATA tTCCTCCTGGAGAACATGGCTGGCTTTGCAAGTTTTGTGGATGTAAGATGGAAATACTGGGGGCAATGAATGCTCATCTTGGAACTCACTTCTCCTTACACAGTACTTGGCAG GATGTATTCAAAGAAGAGGCTGCTAAACCTGATGGTGATACTGCATTACTGAACCCTGAGGAAGAATGGCCGTCAGATGATTCTGAAGACGATGATTATGATCCGGAGAGGAGAGAGGACTGCCATAACATCAACACAGAAGGAAGCAATGATGATGCATCTAATAATTTAAGCAGTTCTACCAGTTTATGTTCTTCGGATGGTGAATGTTCTCTAGTAGATGAAGGTTTCAACCATGAATATTCATCTCTTGATGGATGCATAGATTCTAATGAATCTGAGGACAATGTCTGTGGCCCCAGGCAGCGAAAAACAGTTGACTACAAGCAACTTTATGAT GAAATGTTTGGGAAGGATGCTGCTGCATGTGAACAAGTGAGTGAAGATGAAGACTGGGGTCCTACTAAAAGAAAGCGACGAGACAAGGAGTCTGATGCTGTTGATACTCTTATGACTTTGCATGAATGCCAGAATAGAATTCACAATAGTGAGAACATCAACATGGAACGAGAAGGTTCTCCGAGCaaacaaatcaagaggtcttgtTTTCGGATTCCTCGTGAAGCAGTTGAG AAGCTTCGCCAAGTCTTTGCAGAGAATGAACTTCCTCCAAGATCCACGAAGTTGGCTCTCTCGAAAGAGTTGGGACTTGATATTGAGAAG GTTAACAAATGGTTCAAAAATGCACGTTACTCGGCACTCAAAAGCAGAAAG CAACACACAGAGGGAGCTGATCCGCCTCAGACTTCTGGTTCAAAGGATAACAGGTTACAAGACCCGGAGAGAGCTGAGGTTTCGAAACCAAAGGCatcaaaaaatattattaatcattCTCTGAAGAATGGTAAGGCTGTTAATGGTAGAAAGAAAAGACGATCAGAAGTATCTCCAACCCAGCGAGAAAAGGGCGATAAG GAGTTGGAGGAGCTCAGTGATGATGTATGCTTGATGAAActgttgaaaaataaaaagaagaggtTGAACTCTGCATTTGAAGGGCACTCACATACAGCAGAGTTGGAGTTTGAAAAACTGAGCAAAGTGAAGGCTAAATTGGATAATTTGAGGCAAAAATTAACTGCAATTCTAAATTACAGGGCAAATGCTTCTAATGCATCCCATTCTAATGAACCATCAATTATGTATGTGCCCACTGCTGTGTTAAGGGAAAAGGTTGCATAG
- the LOC107642773 gene encoding pathogenesis-related homeodomain protein-like isoform X1, which translates to MRDGKKSNNRGLQKSIHPKAKTESKLNSSLRVKSKSTKCQGKKHKLKPKSHMQRNASNMSRKRATDPSIKGPNKEPSKKKLIIRFSLHETDDKSSKKLSSKLKGEKVSFRSKEEGKDVDGKVKLQNRKRKRKKKRQRNNADIDDASRLKRRTRYLLIKMKLEQNLIDAYSGEGWKGQSREKIRPEKELQRARKQILKCKLSIRDAIHQLDSLSSLNNSEDSVIVPDGSNCHEHKYCQKCNLREALRDKDIIRCDGTCNRTFHKKCLDPALDTENIPPGEHGWLCKFCGCKMEILGAMNAHLGTHFSLHSTWQDVFKEEAAKPDGDTALLNPEEEWPSDDSEDDDYDPERREDCHNINTEGSNDDASNNLSSSTSLCSSDGECSLVDEGFNHEYSSLDGCIDSNESEDNVCGPRQRKTVDYKQLYDEMFGKDAAACEQVSEDEDWGPTKRKRRDKESDAVDTLMTLHECQNRIHNSENINMEREGSPSKQIKRSCFRIPREAVEKLRQVFAENELPPRSTKLALSKELGLDIEKVNKWFKNARYSALKSRKQHTEGADPPQTSGSKDNRLQDPERAEVSKPKASKNIINHSLKNGKAVNGRKKRRSEVSPTQREKGDKHFTFFLQELEELSDDVCLMKLLKNKKKRLNSAFEGHSHTAELEFEKLSKVKAKLDNLRQKLTAILNYRANASNASHSNEPSIMYVPTAVLREKVA; encoded by the exons ATGAGGGATGGCAAGAAGTCAAATAATAGAGGGTTGCAAAAGTCCATTCATCCAAAGGCAAAAACTGAGTCAAAGCTAAATTCATCCTTGAGAGTCAAATCAAAAAGCACAAAGTGCCAAGGGAAGAAGCATAAGCTGAAACCAAAATCTCACATGCAAAGAAATGCATCTAACATGTCAAGGAAGAGAGCTACTGACCCTTCCATCAAAGGGCCTAACAAGGAGCCTTCAAAAAAGAAATTGATTATTAGGTTTAGTTTGCATGAAACTGATGATAAATCTTCAAAGAAGTTGTCCTCAAAGCTAAAGGGTGAAAAGGTTTCTTTTAGGTCTAAAGAAGAGGGTAAAGATGTTGATGGCAAGGTAAAGCTTCAaaacagaaagagaaagagaaaaaagaaaaggcaGAGGAATAATGCAGATATCGATGATGCTTCTCGCCTCAAGAGGAGAACGAGATATCTATTAATCAAAATGAAGCTAGAGCAGAACCTTATTGATGCTTACTCTGGAGAAGGTTGGAAAGGCCAGAG TCGAGAAAAGATTAGGCCAGAAAAGGAGCTACAAAGAGCGCGAAAGCAGATTTTAAAATGTAAACTTAGTATTCGTGATGCTATTCACCAGTTGGATTCTCTTAGTTCGTTGAATAACAGCGAAGATTCTGTCATTGTTCCAGATGGATCTAACTGCCATGAACAT AAATACTGTCAGAAGTGCAACTTGCGAGAAGCTCTTCGAGATAAGGATATTATACGATGTGATGGTACATGCAATCGCACTTTTCACAAAAAATGTCTTGATCCTGCCTTAGACACTGAAAATA tTCCTCCTGGAGAACATGGCTGGCTTTGCAAGTTTTGTGGATGTAAGATGGAAATACTGGGGGCAATGAATGCTCATCTTGGAACTCACTTCTCCTTACACAGTACTTGGCAG GATGTATTCAAAGAAGAGGCTGCTAAACCTGATGGTGATACTGCATTACTGAACCCTGAGGAAGAATGGCCGTCAGATGATTCTGAAGACGATGATTATGATCCGGAGAGGAGAGAGGACTGCCATAACATCAACACAGAAGGAAGCAATGATGATGCATCTAATAATTTAAGCAGTTCTACCAGTTTATGTTCTTCGGATGGTGAATGTTCTCTAGTAGATGAAGGTTTCAACCATGAATATTCATCTCTTGATGGATGCATAGATTCTAATGAATCTGAGGACAATGTCTGTGGCCCCAGGCAGCGAAAAACAGTTGACTACAAGCAACTTTATGAT GAAATGTTTGGGAAGGATGCTGCTGCATGTGAACAAGTGAGTGAAGATGAAGACTGGGGTCCTACTAAAAGAAAGCGACGAGACAAGGAGTCTGATGCTGTTGATACTCTTATGACTTTGCATGAATGCCAGAATAGAATTCACAATAGTGAGAACATCAACATGGAACGAGAAGGTTCTCCGAGCaaacaaatcaagaggtcttgtTTTCGGATTCCTCGTGAAGCAGTTGAG AAGCTTCGCCAAGTCTTTGCAGAGAATGAACTTCCTCCAAGATCCACGAAGTTGGCTCTCTCGAAAGAGTTGGGACTTGATATTGAGAAG GTTAACAAATGGTTCAAAAATGCACGTTACTCGGCACTCAAAAGCAGAAAG CAACACACAGAGGGAGCTGATCCGCCTCAGACTTCTGGTTCAAAGGATAACAGGTTACAAGACCCGGAGAGAGCTGAGGTTTCGAAACCAAAGGCatcaaaaaatattattaatcattCTCTGAAGAATGGTAAGGCTGTTAATGGTAGAAAGAAAAGACGATCAGAAGTATCTCCAACCCAGCGAGAAAAGGGCGATAAG CATTTTACTTTTTTTCTTCAGGAGTTGGAGGAGCTCAGTGATGATGTATGCTTGATGAAActgttgaaaaataaaaagaagaggtTGAACTCTGCATTTGAAGGGCACTCACATACAGCAGAGTTGGAGTTTGAAAAACTGAGCAAAGTGAAGGCTAAATTGGATAATTTGAGGCAAAAATTAACTGCAATTCTAAATTACAGGGCAAATGCTTCTAATGCATCCCATTCTAATGAACCATCAATTATGTATGTGCCCACTGCTGTGTTAAGGGAAAAGGTTGCATAG
- the LOC107620477 gene encoding tRNA-specific adenosine deaminase 2 — MSDSCSETVRLMKLAIDQANLAMDALEVPVGCVIVHDGKVVSSGRNRTTETRNATRHAEMEAVDVLLEQWQKNGLSMSEVAEKFSNCTLYVTCEPCIMCASALSILGIKEVFYGCSNDKFGGCGSILSLHQSSTDSPNNEVPLGKGFKCTGGIMASEAVLLLRTFYEQGNPNAPKPHRPVAVASDKNELELVHQ, encoded by the exons ATGAGTGATTCGTGTTCGGAGACCGTTAGATTGATGAAGCTTGCAATAGATCAGGCAAACTTAGCTATGGATGCCCTTGAAGTACCCGTTGG CTGTGTGATTGTTCATGACGGGAAGGTTGTATCCTCCGGCAGGAACCGAACCACTGAGACTAGAAAT GCTACTAGGCATGCAGAAATGGAAGCAGTGGACGTGCTTTTAGAGCAGTGGCAGAAAAATGGATTATCAATGTCTGAGGTTGCTGAAAAGTTCTCAAACTGCACCCTTTATGTTACCTGTGAACCATGCATAATGTGTGCTTCTGCTTTGTCCATTTTAG GTATAAAGGAAGTGTTTTATGGGTGCTCAAATGATAAATTTGGAGGTTGTGGATCAATATTGTCATTGCATCAAAGTAGCACTGACTCACCCAACAA TGAAGTTCCACTGGGAAAAGGGTTTAAATGTACTGGAGGTATAATGGCATCAGAAGCGGTGCTTCTCCTGCGAACATTCTATGAACAGGGAAATCCAAACG CTCCGAAGCCCCATAGGCCTGTAGCAGTAGCTTCTGACAAGAATGAACTTGAACTTGTACATCAATAG
- the LOC107642783 gene encoding protein CHLOROPLAST IMPORT APPARATUS 2, whose translation MSSSCLSGAGGRTYGFEFEFVKSTSSSITRTSHTSSSPSSTISESSNSQLAISTRKPRTARKRPNQTYNEAAALLSTAYPNLFSSNTLKSFAKPSPQYSNGNISNTASFLDDSSDLLLPFRVFDTSSFLLHQYKPSCFAVEPKVVSVQHEKPCQSPGEISSRVNSLELEDHNNNHCGAGEDDFDAESMLDEEIEEGIDSIMGSGVELESSSIDGASSDNNPWSCFGGKLDFRLGLRRAGVRALRSADDGNWWNFPAVDILQISPKAVNKPAPQQSVAAAAEKAKKKKKKVEKPSVEVKNKNDELPKLNNIHAAVPKLNSGLMLKLNYDGVRNSWSDRGSPFGDDGSASDLPGNDVTARLSQIDLLWENGGMREASVLRYKEKRRTRLFSKKIRYQVRKVNADRRPRMQGRFVRRPISSSNAHR comes from the exons ATGTCATCATCGTGTCTAAGTGGAGCTGGCGGAAGAACCTATGGCTTCGAATTCGAATTCGTTAAGTCAACATCTTCATCAATCACCAGAACTTCACACacttcatcatcaccatcttcaacAATCTCCGAATCCAGCAACAGCCAGCTGGCAATCTCCACGCGTAAGCCCAGAACCGCTCGCAAACGACCCAATCAAACCTATAACGAAGCCGCGGCGCTTCTCTCCACCGCATACCCCAACCTCTTCTCATCCAACACCCTCAAAAGCTTCGCCAAACCATCGCCGCAATACAGTAACGGTAATATTTCCAATACGGCGTCGTTTTTGGACGATTCGTCGGACCTGTTGTTGCCGTTCAGGGTGTTCGATACGTCGTCGTTTCTGCTCCACCAGTACAAGCCGTCGTGCTTCGCGGTGGAGCCTAAGGTGGTGAGTGTGCAGCACGAGAAGCCATGCCAGAGCCCAGGGGAGATAAGCTCCAGGGTGAATTCCTTGGAATTAGAGGACCATAATAATAACCATTGCGGCGCCGGAGAAGACGATTTCGATGCCGAATCGATGCTCGACGAGGAAATCGAGGAGGGAATTGATAGCATCATGGGGAGCGGGGTAGAATTGGAATCGTCCTCCATTGACGGAGCTTCTTCGGATAATAATCCGTGGAGTTGTTTTGGCGGGAAACTGGATTTCCGGCTAGGGTTGCGGAGGGCCGGAGTGAGGGCTCTCCGAAGCGCCGACGACGGCAATTGGTGGAATTTCCCGGCGGTTGATATCCTTCAGATATCGCCTAAGGCCGTAAACAAGCCTGCGCCGCAACAATCGGTGGCTGCGGCAGCTGAaaaggcgaagaagaagaagaagaaggtggagAAACCGAGCGTTGAGGTGAAGAACAAGAACGATGAATTGCCGAAGCTGAATAATATTCATGCCGCTGTTCCGAAATTGAATTCCGGATTGATGTTGAAATTGAATTACGACGGTGTCAGGAATAGTTGGTCCGACCGGGGCTCGCCGTTCGGCGACGACGGCTCAGCCTCCGACTTGCCGGGAAATGACGTCACC GCACGATTGTCACAAATCGATTTGTTATGGGAGAATGGGGGAATGAGAGAGGCTAGCGTGCTTCGCTACAAAGAAAAGCGGCGTACACGCCTCTTCTCCAAGAAGATCAGGTACCAAGTCAGGAAGGTCAACGCAGATCGACGGCCCAGAATGCAG GGACGATTTGTTAGGAGGCCGATTTCTAGCTCAAATGCGCACAGATGA